The sequence AGCATTAAAAGAAGAACCGCTGTTAAAAGCATGGCAACGCTTTCGCCAACAAAGTGTGACTCAATTAGTTGAAAAATTACTGTCTGATGCCAAACAAACGGCGGGGGGGATTACGTTATGGCTTGATCTATGGCCACCCGCTTATAGTTGGATCTTAGGTCAAAATTATCATGAATTAACGCGTTATTCTTCAACACTCAAACATTTCCCTTACCATAAATTAGGGGGAGGTGCAGATGTTCAAGGATTAATTAATCATTTTGCCCATGATAGCGAAAGCCAAGAGCGCGCATTTACTGCGTTCAAACGCTTATTTGAATTACCTTATGATATTTCATACGAAACCTTTAAACAGCAAGGGTTTCCTATTCACTTTGTTGCAGAACAAAATAATAAAGTTCGCCAGCTTTCACAGCCAAATACCTTTATTTATAGCGGCATTCAAATGTGGAATTTACCCGCATCTCAATTGATTGAAGCCGTTATTGCCGCAGAACAGAGTGCTTGTAATGACTTGCTTTATTATTGTTATGGATGGGCGACTCAAGAATTATTTGATGCGATTGGTGAACACAATACACCTAATAATAACACTTATAACAACAACACAATTACAGAATAATACACCGCGGAAAATCAGGAACAAATTATGGCTAAACAACAAAAGTGGAAAGTTTTTTTTCTTCTGTTTGTCACGATGTTTTTACTCGGTGGCATTCAGAATACAAAAGGTCTTATTCTCGAACAAGTTCAACATGATATTTCATTAAATATGAGTCAAGTTGGCTCATTAATTACCTTTTTTCAAATCGGTTTTTTAGTCGCCAGTTTATTAACGGGCTATTTTACCGATAAGAAAGGGTTAAAAGTCATGATGTTTATTGGTTCATTAATGATGGCCGTTGGTTTAACAGGCACTAGCCTTGCTTTTAACGTGATGCTGTTTTTTGGCTTTTACCTGGTCATTGGTTTAGGGATTGGCTCAATGCTGGTCTCTATCGTTACTGTTATTCCGACTTTCTATAAAGAAAAAGCGGGAATGATGTTTAACGTCTCTAACGCCATGTTTGGTGTAGGGATGATTGTCACCCCACTTATTTTACAATATCTATTCTCACACTCTATTTCATGGCGTACTTTTTATGTTGGTGTTGCCGTTATTGTTGCTGTGATTATTTTAGTATTAAGCACCTTAAAAATCGAAAATAGCGCGCAAGTCGATATGAAATTCAGTGACTTTTTAGAGTTACTGACACAAAAATCACTGTTACTTGTTATTTTATTTATCACTTTATATGTGGCTGCCGAAGCCGCGTTTTTAAACTTCTTCCCTATTTTCTATACCTCTATGGATATTGGGAATATGAGTAATGCGCAAAAAGCAGAAACTGCCGCTTATGTCATTTCTAGTTTTGCTTTCTTATTTACTATCGGCCGCTTTATTGGTGGCTTTATTAACCTTGCATTGGGTGACCGCAAAACATTAATTTTATTTTCTCTATTCTCACTGATTGCCATTATTGTTAGTCGTATCTTTGTGCAAGATGTTGTTTATCTGTTTATGGTGTTTGGTTTTGCATTATCAGTTCTATTTCCAACAGCCGCAGCTGTTGCTACAAAATTAACTAGCAAAAGTGGCTCAGTAATGGGACTTATTTATGTTGCTTCAGGATTGGGCGGGGCTTTAGCCGGTTCGTTAATCGGTCAGGTTTCAGAAAGCTATAATGTTTCTGTTGGCTTTAACCTTATTATCGTATTCGTCGCCCTTTTCTTTATCATTTCTCTGTTTATTAGAGAACAAAAACAATAACAACGATCTATTATGCCTCTGAAGTTTTCCCCCTCTTTATGAGGGGGTTTTTATTTCTATCGTGATATCTTCACAATATATTTTCGCTTTTACACTGTTGATTTTTTCGCCACCGCCCTAATAATAGTATCGATATTCACTGTTAAAATAGGAGAATATAATGGCGAGTGGATGGGCTAATGATAGTGCGGTTCAAGAGCAAATAGATGCCACCATTAATGATGCAATTGCAAGAGCTCGCAATCAAATGACGCAAGGTGAAAGTGCAGAATTTTGTGATGAATGCGGCGAAGCGATCCCTCCAGCTCGGCAAAAAGCCGTTCCTGGTGTACGTTATTGTTTAAATTGCCAAGAGGCATTTGATAAAAAAAACAATACGTTTAGCGGGTATAATCGTCGTGGTAGTAAAGATAGTCAACTCAGATAAACTGTAACTATTATCATATAAAACAAAAACTGTACCTTAATATGTATTTTCCCTACTAAAGTACAGTTTGTTTTATTTAACTAATCCATGAATTGATTAAATTTTTACGGCTTTTTTCGAGCTCAGATTTTGACTCAATTCAGTTAAAATCTTCATAAAATTATCAATATGTGCACGCTCTGTATTTGGGTTCATAAATACCGCTTTTTCACCAGGAAGATAAATATAGCGGTTATTTTTTGCATATTTAGAACAAGCAATAGAATCAACCCAGTTAGTAAATAACCCTTCTCTACCACGCTGTAAGAAAAGTTTTCTATGCCATTGGGTATTATGAACCATAAAATCATATGCTTCTTTATCAGTAGAACATGTTAGTTCTAAGTCAAAAGCAACGTTAGGATCTTTGACTAAATTAGGATCATACAGTTTAAAACCAACACTTGGTCCTTGGTTTTGCGGCACGATCACTTTCGCATTCCCCATTTCCAACAACTGATGACGCATATAGTTCGCATTTTGCAAACAGTGAGCAATAATCGTTTGGTAACCCTCAATCCCCATATAATGCATTGCAGAATAAGCACCAAAAATGCCTACACCACTACGAGTACATTCAATTGTAGATTGTAAGTGAGTCTGCCCTTCTAACTCATGCTCAAAGTAGGTGAAGTTTTCAGGATCGTTTTCAAGTGCGACAAAGTCATTACCGTTTTTCACCAACACTAAACTTGAGGTATAAGGTACATAACCCCATTTGTGGAAATCGATAGTGATGGAGTCAGCATATTTCAGATGTTTGAATTTCTCAACATTCTGGCGTAACCCTTCTAAAGTGACATCATTAATTGCCAGTGGGTTAGTGCTAAAATCATATTCTAAGAAGAAAATGATCGGCCAACCAACAGCTGCGTCAACGTGTACGTGTGGCTTAACTGTGATCTCGAACTCTTCACATAAACGGTCACGTAACTCACAAACACCTTTCACATCATCGACACCAAAGGTATCTGTTGTTCCCGTGGTTAACATAATCGTTGGCACTTTACACTTAACTGTAAAGCACGCCCTTAATTCACGCTCTAGGTGCTCTAAATTAATGGTGTTATCTTCAGACACTTTAATACGGATGGTTTTGTTATCAACATCAACGCCTAATAAGGCAAGATTAGTCATATTGGAGTAGTGACCACCTTGAGAATTAATGATGCGATAATCTTGATCCGCTGCCATACCTAAATGCTTAGAATTAGGCATTGATTTGCGTAAACCAAATAGATAACCATATAAATTACACATAGTGCCACCTTGAGTGAACACACCAGATGCAATTTCAGGATCATAGCCAACCAATTTAGCGACTTTTTTAATCGTCACTTTTTCTAACGCATCAGCAACACCAGAATATTCACAATACACCATATTAGGATTGCCCATTAACCCTAACATTGAACCATAAACACCAGGATCACTCGGCATTGCAATCACGTTTTCAACCGCTAATGGGTTTTCCCAGTTTTTACACAGTGTCGACACTAACATCAGTAATTCATTAGGATCGTTTTCTGGGTAATTTATGTTGTGTTGGATTTGCGTATCCGCCATTAAACGATCGAATAGCTGTTGCCCGTTTGAGTAACGTTGTAATTGGTCATTATCGTTAGCTGTTGTTTTTCTAAACTGTGTGATCGATTGGATTGTTTTATCCTGAAATATCGGCCAATACTTCGGATCTCGGCTGAAAAAGTGAGCAATAACGTCGTGGTATTTCTTCTCAAATTCGGCATTAAGAACGTTAGCAGAAGATAAACCTAATAAATCTTGATTTTTCACTATATTCTCCAAATAGAAACCGACAAATGTTTAAATTGATTGCATAGCAATACTATACATTTTCTAATTAAATGAGTGAGTGCTTCAAGCGATCGCATCGTTTCTATTGGAAACCACATAAAACAAAATATTTCATTTAATATCAATACAATATAAATATTCGGAAAGTTAAATTTACAGATGTTATTATTTTATTTATATACTTATGTGACTAATATCACAGTAGAAATAACGTTATAAAAAAAATAATCACCCTCAATACTATTAACTATTTGAAATATAATCAAAATATAATAATAACACGCTAACCAACTGATATTACTAAACTCTTTGTTTTATTAATTGAATTAATCTGTTATTTCCACAATTGGTGCAGTAAAAATTACATTTAATTTAATTACAACGAGCAAAATCAAACGAAATCACTATGATTTTTTTCATATTTAGTAAATTAATTCTAATTTTAACTATTATTAGGTACAAAATATTGGATAAGATTGGATTTATATATGGTTTCAAGTGAAAAAATAAACAAGGAAATTATCATAGTCAATTATTCTAGTAATGCCGTAAATATTAGTTAAACCCAAAATTAGTCACATGACTAAACAATCAGAATATTTACTCTACATATTTCGTATTCTTTGCCGATACTTAAGATAATAGAGTGGGTAATTAACGGAGAACACAATATGAAAGCATATATCGCTGTTGCTGCTGTATTCATATTATTATCCGCAAGTGTCCATGCTGAAGAATTTACCTGCCAACTTGAAAATGGTAAGTATGTCAGCGTATTCGTTGAACATGGAAAGCCGCCTGTTTATCGCTATGGCACACTCGCTAAAACAGAGATAACACTGCCAGTACCTCAGCAACCCAATAATAATGTCTTTTATGGGCATCAGATGTTTGTTGCAGGAGCATCAAGCTATATTCGTTTTAAGAATGGAAACTATAGCTATGTCGTTTATGACGGTGAAGGGCGAGGCTGGAATTTTAACGGTGTCATTGTTTATAAAGACAATAACATTATCAGTAAGAAAGAGTGTAAAGAGCCATTAATACCAAGCCTGAATAATATCAAAAAGTATGCCATCAAAATGGATCCTTATTTAGAAACGTATATTTATGCTCCATAGTTTCTTACTAGATTAATTAGGCATAAAAAAACCCAATTTAACAATTGGGTTTTTATTCTTTTTAAGCAACAAAATGTATTGATTAGTCTTCTAATAACAGAACCGATTCTAATGCAATTTCAATCATTTCATTGAAGGTAGTTTGACGCTCTTCTGCTGTGGTCTGAGTCCCTTTTTTGATGTGGTCAGAGACAGTACAGATAGTCAGTGCTCTTGCGCCGTATTCAGCTGCAACACCATAGATACCTGCGGCTTCCATTTCAACACCTAGAATGCCGTATTTTTCCATGACATCAAACATTTCTGGATCAGGGGAGTAGAACAGATCAGCAGAGAAGATGTTACCAACGCGAACTTTAATATCTTTCGCTTTTGCTGCATCAACTGCATTTTGAACTAATTGATAATCAGCGATAGCGGCGAAATCTTGGTCTTTGAAACGCAGGCGGTTAACTTTAGAGTCAGTACATGCACCCATACCGATAACAACGTCACGCAGTTCAACATCGGGTAATACAGCACCACATGAGCCTACGCGGATGATAACTTTCACGCCGAAATCTGTAATTAATTCTTTCGCGTAAATTGAGCAGGAAGGAATACCCATACCATGGCCCATTACAGAAACTTTACGGCCTTTATACGTACCTGTAAAACCTAACATACCACGAACATTGTTTACTTGACGAACGTCTTGTAAAAAAGTTTCAGCGATGTATTTAGCACGAAGCGGGTCGCCCGGCATTAAAACGACATCAGCAAAATCGCCCATTTCTGCGTTAATATGAGGGGTAGCCATAATTCTTCCTTTTAATTGATCTTTTTACTATTTAAATATAATTCGGTAGGCATATTGCTATACCTACCGAAGTAAAATTAAAACATTGCTTTACCATAATCGACTGGTGATAAGCCAAAGTATTTAACAACCGTCTGGCCAATATCAGCGAAGGTTTCACGATGACCTAATGAACCTGGTTTAACTTTCGGACCATAAACAAGAACAGGAATGTGCTCACGAGTATGGTCAGAACCTGGCCAAGTTGGGTCACAACCGTGGTCTGCAGTTAAGATAAGAATGTCATCTTCTTTTACCAGCGCCATTAATTCAGGTAAACGACGGTCAAATAACTCAAGAGCTTCACCATAGCCCACAACATCACGACGGTGGCCGTAAGAGGAGTCAAAGTCAACAAAGTTGGTGAATACAATTGTGTTGTCACCTGCGAGTTTCATTTCTTCAAGTGTCGCATCAAACAGAGCATCAATACCCGTTGCTTTCACTTTCTTAGTGATACCTACGTTTGCGTAGATGTCAGCAATTTTACCGATAGAAACAACGTGGCCTTGTTTTTCATCAACCAGTTTTTTCAACATTGTTGGTGCTGGTGGTTCAACCGCTAAATCATGACGGTTACCTGTACGAGCGAAGTTACCCGGTTTGTCACCGATAAATGGACGTGCAATAACACGACCGATGTTGTAATCGCCTTTATTTAGTTCATCACGAGCAATTTCACACAGCTCATATAATTTATCTAAACCGTAAGTTTCTTCATGACAAGCAATTTGGAATACAGAGTCAGCAGAGGTATAGAAAATCGGTTTACCGGTTTTCATATGCTCTTCACCCAATTCATCCAAAATCACCGTACCAGATGCATGGCAATTGCCTAAGTATCCAGGTAATTTTGCACGTTTAACGATGTTATCTAACAGCGCTTGTGGGAATGAGTTTTTCAGTTCTTTGAAGTATCCCCAATCAAACAGAACAGGAACACCTGCGATTTCCCAGTGGCCTGACGGAGTATCTTTACCAGAAGAGATTTCACTCGCGTAGCCATAAGCACCGATAATTTCTGCATTTTTATCTAAACCAATAGGGAATTTACCTGTTGATTCTTCTGCTGCTTTACCTAGGCCTAAGCGGCAAAGATTAGGTAAATGAAGAGGTCCTTTACGACCATCTCTATCTGCTTTACCTTCAGCAAACGCTTGTGCGATATGCCCTAAAGTGTCTGAACCTTGGTCACCGAATTTCTCCGCATCACCAGCAGCACCGATACCGAAGGAATCTAATACCATGATATGTACACGTTTCATAATTCTCTCTCCTGTGTCATTCTCCGTAGACTACGGATATGTCACTTATAAATCATAATTGAGTTCTTATTCGCTGATTTGGCGGTACACCATTGGGGAAGCTTCGCGTTTGCTATCACCAATTACCATCGCTTTACGGACTTCAGCCGCAGCTTCTTGCCATGATTTTTCACTGTTAGCATGGATCATTGCTAAAGGTGTGTCTGTATTGATCTCAGCACCAAGCGCTACGATATCGCTTAAGCCCACACTGTAATCAATAGCATCTGTTGCTTTACGACGACCACCACCTAATGTCACAACTGACATACCTAATGCACGCGTATCCATTTCTGTGATGAATCCTGTTTTCTCAGCGAATACAGGTTTACTTAATACCGCAGTTGGCAGGTATTTATTGTAGTTTTCAACAAAATCAGTTGGGCCTTTCTGTGCAGCAACCATACGACCAAAGACTTCTGCTGCTTTGCCGTTATCCAACACATCTTGTAGTTTTTGACGGGCTTGTTGACGATCTTCCGCTAAGCGGCCTGATACTAACATTTCAACACACAGCGCCATAGTGACTTCAAATAGACGTGGATTACGATATTCACCTGTTAAAAATTGAACAGCTTCACGAACTTCAACCGCATTACCTGCACTAGAAGCTAATACTTCATTCATATCCGTTAATAGTGCAGTTGTTTGACAACCAGCGCCATTTGCTACTTGAACAATTGACTCAGCCAGCTCTTCAGATTTTTGATAAGTCGGCATAAAGGCACCCGAGCCAACTTTAACGTCCATCACTAATGCATCTAAGCCTTCAGCTAATTTTTTACCTAAAATAGACGCGGTGATAAGTGGGATTGAATCAACTGTAGCAGTAATATCACGGGTAGCATAAAAGCGTTTGTCAGCAGGTGCTAATGAATTAGTTTGTCCGATAATGGCAACGCCAACATTACGAATAATGTCGCGGAATTTTTCATCATCAGGGAAAATATCAAAGCCTGGAATTGCTTCAAGTTTATCTAATGTTCCCCCTGTGTGACCTAATCCACGACCCGAGATCATAGGAACATAACCACCACAAGCCGCAACCATTGGCCCTAACATCAGTGAAGTGACATCACCCACACCACCAGTAGAGTGTTTATCAACAATTGGGCCATTTAAATTTAGGCTTTTCCAATTCAGCACTGTACCGGAATCACGCATCGCTAATGTCAAAGCAACACGCTCTGGCATTGTCATGTCGTGGAAATAAATAGTCATTGCTAATGCAGCAATTTGACCTTCAGAAACAGTATTATCTCTGACGCCATTAATGAAAAAACGAATTTCTTCCTCAGTTAAAGGATGACCATCACGCTTTTTACGAATAATTTCTTGGGCAAGAAACACTGCAACCTCCTGGTTTTATAGCATTGGTAACGCCCACAATAATGAAAAGTGGGCGTCTTTCACGAATGGATTAGTAACCACTAGACGATTTTTGTTCGCCATGACCTAATGTGGCTAATAAATTACCTAACAAGCTTGACGCACCAAAGCGGAAGTGACGGGCATCAACCCAGTTGTCACCCATAATGCGCTTAGCTAATG comes from Proteus vulgaris and encodes:
- a CDS encoding MFS transporter, yielding MAKQQKWKVFFLLFVTMFLLGGIQNTKGLILEQVQHDISLNMSQVGSLITFFQIGFLVASLLTGYFTDKKGLKVMMFIGSLMMAVGLTGTSLAFNVMLFFGFYLVIGLGIGSMLVSIVTVIPTFYKEKAGMMFNVSNAMFGVGMIVTPLILQYLFSHSISWRTFYVGVAVIVAVIILVLSTLKIENSAQVDMKFSDFLELLTQKSLLLVILFITLYVAAEAAFLNFFPIFYTSMDIGNMSNAQKAETAAYVISSFAFLFTIGRFIGGFINLALGDRKTLILFSLFSLIAIIVSRIFVQDVVYLFMVFGFALSVLFPTAAAVATKLTSKSGSVMGLIYVASGLGGALAGSLIGQVSESYNVSVGFNLIIVFVALFFIISLFIREQKQ
- a CDS encoding DksA/TraR family C4-type zinc finger protein, with amino-acid sequence MASGWANDSAVQEQIDATINDAIARARNQMTQGESAEFCDECGEAIPPARQKAVPGVRYCLNCQEAFDKKNNTFSGYNRRGSKDSQLR
- a CDS encoding pyridoxal phosphate-dependent decarboxylase family protein; protein product: MKNQDLLGLSSANVLNAEFEKKYHDVIAHFFSRDPKYWPIFQDKTIQSITQFRKTTANDNDQLQRYSNGQQLFDRLMADTQIQHNINYPENDPNELLMLVSTLCKNWENPLAVENVIAMPSDPGVYGSMLGLMGNPNMVYCEYSGVADALEKVTIKKVAKLVGYDPEIASGVFTQGGTMCNLYGYLFGLRKSMPNSKHLGMAADQDYRIINSQGGHYSNMTNLALLGVDVDNKTIRIKVSEDNTINLEHLERELRACFTVKCKVPTIMLTTGTTDTFGVDDVKGVCELRDRLCEEFEITVKPHVHVDAAVGWPIIFFLEYDFSTNPLAINDVTLEGLRQNVEKFKHLKYADSITIDFHKWGYVPYTSSLVLVKNGNDFVALENDPENFTYFEHELEGQTHLQSTIECTRSGVGIFGAYSAMHYMGIEGYQTIIAHCLQNANYMRHQLLEMGNAKVIVPQNQGPSVGFKLYDPNLVKDPNVAFDLELTCSTDKEAYDFMVHNTQWHRKLFLQRGREGLFTNWVDSIACSKYAKNNRYIYLPGEKAVFMNPNTERAHIDNFMKILTELSQNLSSKKAVKI
- the deoD gene encoding purine-nucleoside phosphorylase is translated as MATPHINAEMGDFADVVLMPGDPLRAKYIAETFLQDVRQVNNVRGMLGFTGTYKGRKVSVMGHGMGIPSCSIYAKELITDFGVKVIIRVGSCGAVLPDVELRDVVIGMGACTDSKVNRLRFKDQDFAAIADYQLVQNAVDAAKAKDIKVRVGNIFSADLFYSPDPEMFDVMEKYGILGVEMEAAGIYGVAAEYGARALTICTVSDHIKKGTQTTAEERQTTFNEMIEIALESVLLLED
- the deoB gene encoding phosphopentomutase; translated protein: MKRVHIMVLDSFGIGAAGDAEKFGDQGSDTLGHIAQAFAEGKADRDGRKGPLHLPNLCRLGLGKAAEESTGKFPIGLDKNAEIIGAYGYASEISSGKDTPSGHWEIAGVPVLFDWGYFKELKNSFPQALLDNIVKRAKLPGYLGNCHASGTVILDELGEEHMKTGKPIFYTSADSVFQIACHEETYGLDKLYELCEIARDELNKGDYNIGRVIARPFIGDKPGNFARTGNRHDLAVEPPAPTMLKKLVDEKQGHVVSIGKIADIYANVGITKKVKATGIDALFDATLEEMKLAGDNTIVFTNFVDFDSSYGHRRDVVGYGEALELFDRRLPELMALVKEDDILILTADHGCDPTWPGSDHTREHIPVLVYGPKVKPGSLGHRETFADIGQTVVKYFGLSPVDYGKAMF
- the deoA gene encoding thymidine phosphorylase; translation: MFLAQEIIRKKRDGHPLTEEEIRFFINGVRDNTVSEGQIAALAMTIYFHDMTMPERVALTLAMRDSGTVLNWKSLNLNGPIVDKHSTGGVGDVTSLMLGPMVAACGGYVPMISGRGLGHTGGTLDKLEAIPGFDIFPDDEKFRDIIRNVGVAIIGQTNSLAPADKRFYATRDITATVDSIPLITASILGKKLAEGLDALVMDVKVGSGAFMPTYQKSEELAESIVQVANGAGCQTTALLTDMNEVLASSAGNAVEVREAVQFLTGEYRNPRLFEVTMALCVEMLVSGRLAEDRQQARQKLQDVLDNGKAAEVFGRMVAAQKGPTDFVENYNKYLPTAVLSKPVFAEKTGFITEMDTRALGMSVVTLGGGRRKATDAIDYSVGLSDIVALGAEINTDTPLAMIHANSEKSWQEAAAEVRKAMVIGDSKREASPMVYRQISE